DNA sequence from the Xenopus tropicalis strain Nigerian chromosome 4, UCB_Xtro_10.0, whole genome shotgun sequence genome:
ttttggggatttttttaagatttttttttttttaattttcactgCTATAGCTGTATGACTGGGactatacattttacacattggGTTAATTTATGCTAAATAAAGGTGTGCACTGATTggatattgtttatatttaagcATGCACCTCGCTTCCTTTCACTATCCTGATGACGGTCCCGTGGGTATTGAAACGCGTAGATTATTATGTCTGAATAAAGGACTTGATTTGGATATGTTTATGCCATGAGTGCTTTCTAAggattggatatatatatattatacatacatatatgtattgaAAGGAGCCTCTCTGTATTACTGTAATGTGGTACCTCCAGCTTCTTATGAACTTGGAGTCACAGTAGTCCCTAAGAGTAAAGTTAAAATGGTACtggagctggagggctgcaggttggctTTTCTATAAACTCCCTGACTTCCCTTCTATATACACATAAACCAGGTACATGGTGGTGCTGATGGCAATTCTTTCACCAGAGGCACTTTTCTGAAAAGGGCAACACTGCTGAgtttattattgtgttatttatatagcgcataGCAACAACACATTCACGCTTCACTTTACAGACATTAATAAATACGAAGATGATATTCTTagaagcaatatttttatttgtataattatatacataatgTGAGCAGAACAAACAAGTTATATATGAAATAGTGCCTATTGGAGTAGGAAAAGTGGGTGGCACTAGGCAGGTGGGGTACAGGCTTCTTTCTTCACACGGACTCCAGTGAGTGTTTGGTACAATGTTCAGTATATGATCCATGATCTTCATTACAGAATAAGATTTCCTTTGACTGTTGCCACGCTGTCTCATATCTGAAAAACAGAATCACAGAATGGGATTTAcatctaaagggcaactaaacttatgtgttgattataaataaataagcagtcAGATGAATCATTCAGCATTGTAGATGATTTTATTATAGACTTCATAATTAATTCTGCAAATTAACCAGTTACTCACGTGGGGGTACAAATGGtgtgcaaaaaacaaatctaACATAAGGAATGCTCATTAACCGCCAACAGTAAGAGCCCCATGTTTACTATTTGAGTCTTTCAGTGCCCTGTACTCTTTCATAATGCCCATTTGAGGCAAAATGATTTTCATAGGATAGAATgcctgtgcaaaaaaaccccatggtACATCCTTCATTCTGTTTAGGAATAAACCTACTTTTCATACCTTGGCGTGGATAAACATGGTAACCATCTTTAATATCTTCAATATCTTCTTCTCTGGATCTCCCAAGGTGGCAACTGCAACCTTACCAGAAAGCAAATACACACAATGTGAGGTAGTGCCAACTATTGGTTTGTTTCCTAACTTGGTGCCAGGTTTTACTTTCCTGTTTGTCACTTAAGGGAATCCCAAACCACAGGGAGTCTTGGCCTGCTCttctataacagccacctttggctttgggcctAAATCTCAGCTGCTCGGGTGCTAACAGGTCTTACCATATGAGAATCCAGAGACTCCCATGGGACAGGCAAGGGTGCCAAATGTCAATTATAGAGAAGGAGTCAGTAATTACAGAATGCATTGTGGGGCAAACTGAACCAAACACTTAGTTATCTGTTCAAATAGAGCAGCTATTTAAaaccaggcaggatgttacagtgTCAGCCGTTGTGataaaaatacagtttgtttCTCACCTTGCTTCTAGATCTTACTTGCCTGTTATACAGGTGAAGTTTTGGAATATGTTACAAACCATGAGCAGACTATTCCTACATTAGCCTACTCAGTCAGAACTTATTAAGGTGGGTCACCTGATCGTCACTTTATATGAATAGACTTCTTATATGGgtatggactggccctccaccctccccatcCATTCCGTCTACTTATTTGATGTTCATTGAGAATCCTCTGAATGCCTCTTGCAGCTCTGATGGAATCCTTACAGCAGGCGGTGTCAGTGCTGGAGCTTGGCATTCAGGGTTCTCGCGGCTCTCCAGGTGGTCTTGGTTGTCCAGTTCAAACGGAGGCCTTATTCTTTGGTGTAATAGATGGTCCCAGTTCATACCCTGAAAGATAGGTGATATTTCATAATAAGTATCTAGTCAAAAAACTAgaattgttggaaaaaaaagttaaaatgcattTTGAGGCTCTGGCAATATTCATTAGTGCTTTTTTTGTctgtaaatcaaaataaatagaatagaaacCTACTCTGAAGAAGAGGTGCTCTTTCACCATTTTGGCACCAGCCTCACCCGAACCGAGGCGATGTTCTGGATCTTTCTGGATCTTCGATATTCTAGATCTCTGATCTTCATGAATGGAATTCTTCTATAgatatggactggccctccaccctccccatcTATTCCGTCTACTTATTTGATGTTCATTGAGAATCCTCTGAATGCCTCTTGCAAGCTCTGATGGAATCCTTACAGCAGGCGGTGTCAGTGCCGGAGCTTGGCATTCAGGGTTCTCTTGGCTCTCCAGGTGGTCTTGGTTGTCCAGTTCAAACGGAGGCCTTATTCTTTGGTGTAATAGATGGTCCCAGTCCATACCCTGAAAGATAGGTGATATTTCATAATAAGTATCTAGTCAAAAAACTAGAATTGTtgggaaaaaaagttaaaatgcattTTGAGGCTCTGGCAATATTCATTAGTGCTTTTTTTGTctgtaaatcaaaataaatagaatagaaacCTACTCTGAAGAAGAGGTGCTCTTTCACCATTTTGGCACCAGCCTCACCCGAACCAAGGCGATGTTCTGGATCTTTCTGGATCTTCGATATTCTAGATCTCTGATCTTCATGAATGGAATTCTTCTATAgatatggactggccctccaccctccccatcTATTCCGTCTACTTATTTGATGTTCATTTAGAATCCTCTGAATGCCTCTTGCAGCTCTGATGGAATCCTTACAGCAGGCGGTGTCAGTGCTGGAGCTTGGCATTCAGGGTTCTCGCGGCTCTCCAGGTGGTCTTGGTTGTCTAGTTCAAATGGAGGCCTTATTCTTCGGTGTACTAGATGGTCCCAGTCCATATCCTGAAAGTTAAATGAAAAGGTAATATTTAATGATGAGTATCTGGTCCAAAAACTAGAATTGCTGGAACAAGAAATTATATAATGCATTACGAGGCTATGGCAATATTCATTAGTGCTTTTCTGTTTGTAAATTGAAAGGAATAGAATAGAAACCTACTTTGAAGAAGGGGTGCTCTTTCACCATTTCTGCACCAGCCTCACCCGAACCGAGGCGATATTCTGGATCTTTTTCTAAAagctacaaaatataaaaacaaacatttttaaatcatTATTGTTTATGTCTATTTTATTATTCTACTGGGAAAGTATCCACCTAGGAAAGACAAGCAATTTTCCAACCCCATAGAGAAAGTAACCATATGCATATGTAACTGCTTGAATGGACTAATTAAGctcatatttaatttattaactGCTTATATGAACCAGAGATTAAGTTCTGTATTTAGATTGAGTACCCGCTGCTCCTGACATTCATAGCCAGACCCTATGGAATAGAAGGGACTCTCTGGGGTAATAATACATATTGTAAAGTTCAGTGAAAGCCTGAAACTGCCACTAAAACACACTAAAGGCCATATGTTATAtcatgttagtaataataataactatacagcATGTATGCCCTTAGTATAAAAAGTGACTAAAGGCACATGATACTAATTTGCTGGGGCCAACTTACGTCTTTTATAAATGCAGAGACATCCTCTGATAGATAGTCTGGTAACTCGATGTTGTCGTAAATGATGCTCTGCATTAGCTCAACCGGGTCTTCGTTGTTGAATGGTAACTGAAAAAGTGAATCATTATTTCTTTAGCGAAACAACATTCTCAAGAGATATGTTTCAATATGAACCCCAATGATTCCCCAATGTAAGTTGATAATATAGGAATTGTGCTTACCTCACACATGAGCATTATATAGGTGGTgattcctagggcccaccagtcaaCGGCCATGCCGTATCCATGTTTCAGGAAGATCTCGGGGGCGATGTAAGCTTTTGTGCCGCACATGGTGTTAGTGCGGTCGCTGTATCCAAATCCTTAAACACAAGAAACACTGTGAGGAAACTGCAGATCTGGGGCCCTAATGTAAAGTAATGAGGGACTTTCCTTAACTGCTTCCTTTCAAACTACACAGCCACTCAGATCTGTTTATGACACTTATATATAACACTATATCTAAATATAACAATACCTAATAATCTGATCTTATCCCCTGTATGCCCCAGAATTATAAGCAACACTTACTGTCTTTGCTGAGGCCGAAGTCTACGATCTTAAGGTAGCCATCCCGGTCCAACAGCAAATTCTCAAGCTTTATATCTCTGAATTAAAACCAAGTCAATAGTTTAGTAGTTATACAAAAAGAAATCCTTACAATAACAGCAAGCGAATGATTAACATACTGTTACCAGCTCAATCTGGAAATAAAGatgattttattaatattaatgctTACCTATGGACAATGCCAAGGTGGTGTAATGCCTCCAGGCCAAGAACGACACATGCGGTGTAAAACCTgaatagagaaaaataaaattcagttactttaaataattttctttattgATATATAAGCTGATGTGTGAGAATTGAGGTGATCATAGTGAGAAGAAAGGCAGTTATCTGTATGATAGGTGTAGCTTTGCGTGTATTATGttacattgtaaaaatatatgCTGAGATGATGCTTCACTGAAAGTGCCCCTTAGAGAAACTTATTCCCTCATTCCCATTCTACTTACATGACTTCAGGTTCTTGCAGTTCCACGGATGTTACAATTTCATACATGTCACCTCCAGGGAGATATTCCATCACACAAAATAGGTGAGACTCCGTCTGGAAGGTTCCATGCATCGACACTAGGAACGGGTGTTCGGTAGAACTCACCCTCTGGAGGATTTCCTTCTCTTTGAAGACACTGTGGGTTAAATTATCCCATTATCACCATGTGAGACTCACACAAGGGAACATTACACTTACCCTTTATCCTAATAAACAGACACGGGGCAATACAGCAGGTAATAAccaaatgcaaataatttaaaggaatGTGAGGTCAGAcagatacaaaatataaaaagagaaacCTGTCCTACATATAAAGCTGAATATGAGAAAAGATGACACAAATATGGGCAATATTAATCTTTCCCCTGTTACTGACCTGTCCAAGTTGCCCCTTTTCAAAATCTCCTCTTTTTTCAGGGCCTTGATAGCACATAGTTCTTTGGTGTTTTTGTGCTCGGCTAGGAATACCTGGAGTCAGAAGACAGAAAGTTTAATCACTCTGGGTAAATCAGTAGTAACTAAAACCTAACTGTGCAATGAGTCGCTCACCTTCCCAAATGCTCCTTCTCCCAACACTGGGCCCAGGTTGAAATTTCCAAGTGAGGGAGATCTGGGCTCAACagggctgaaaaataaaataaagttaatatatgttttgttcatGTTCACAGACAAGATTAATCTAATATACAGTTTATTTGGTGACTTTTCTGTTGTATCCAGTCACCAGAAGGTATTAGCCAGTTACTGATAATACCCTCTAATGACAAGGGAACTATAATAGAATTAAGTGCAAATTATGCAATACTAATATTTTCAAATTTAACCAACTTATAATTCTAAACCAAAAGAAAAGAGAATATATCCCAAATCAGATACCTGATAGATGGTCCTTCAGCACCCTGTATGTTATTGGCAAAATCTGAGCCAAAGTCAGGACTGCAGAGCTGCAAATAAAGGACAAATGAGTATTATGCACAGAATGAACATTGCATGAATTTCATTTGTACCATTAAAAATGAATACTTTGCAAATGCAAACCTTGAAGTAAAGATTTACTCATCTCATTACACTCATTGGTTTTTGTAAAAACATAAAAGGTCTGTAGAATCTACTTACTGGTAATGGAGGACTGGAAGAGGTGGAATTATCATCCTCGGTGTCCTTCTCTGGCTCAGAATCTTGCTCCTGATTGGGAACTATAAGTCCGTTGTTATTGGACATGCCAGCATCACAATCAGGATCTTCTGAATATGCAGAAATGGAACAATAGAGTCTCAAAATTATAATACAGTTTATCATCATTATAAGTACAATATTAGAACTATACTTCATAAAAAAGTGTTAATACtctcctatataaatatatatgtatgccaTTACTAAAAGCAAACATAAATGCCCATATAATCCACATAAATGCACTAAGAATACTAGGGCAGAGAGATATCAGTTATATGCTATATGAGTACAAGGTCAAATTCTCCCCAGTTATGGAGACCCTAAGGTTGATGGCCCAGGTGGCCGGATATAGGGATCAACAATACATTAGATGGACtgtgtttaataaatctgcatgATCAACTCTATCATAAACTACAAGAAGTCAGTGCATGATCCTACTTACCCGATAAAACTGGCAATGCTGGTGGTTCATAGGAATTAGCCCTCACGGAAATGACCACCAGTGCCTCGGATGTATCTACTATACCAGGGACCTCCACCGTGGCATCCTGAATTAAAGCATATTAAGAAACCAACATTAAGCAGGATGTCATCTCAACACTTATATATATCATGTATGAGGTCTTAATATTGGcaagttaaataaaataacattaagcaTATAGTCAGACATtgtgtgtatgcatgtatatataaatgtaacatttatacAATGTACTTACAAATGAAGGCCAGATGAAATTGGTGGGGCTGGCTGTATCCCTGGTCATAGACTCTGCTGGCTCGGAGCCCTCAGGCTCATGAAAAGGAATGGCCCCTCCGATGTTGTGGGAAGAGCCAGGGTCCTTTTCATTCCCAGCAGGACGTGGAGATTCTACAAGAATTAAAATACAATAGATGTCATTATTATCTAGCGACGGGGTCCTTTAAATTGAAATTGGTTTTCCAGATATCCGGCTCTTACTATAGAAATTAAATAGTGTTTTTTAGTACTGATCACACTTACCTAGGAAAGATGGCTTTGCCGGGTGGTCGGGCAGCTCTAAGGTGGCAGTAAACTGCACCAGAGAGTCATGCACATCACTGATCTCTAGGATCTCCacgtaagcattttcatgcttTATAGGAATAATTGAGTTCTGTAAAAATGAACACAGTTATAAAAAATTAAAGGACATTCCCTCACACCAGTTAAGATCATGGTTTCTCAAAACCTGTTTGTATCagtacaatgtgtgtgtgtgggtaattATCTGTCTCAGATATGTAAGTAGAGCTCCATATGCCCAGGTGTTTAATTTGGTCCTGGCCCCCATCTGTTTTGCCCTGAACTCCCACACCCCCCTATGCCAGTGCCACCATATTCTTTACCCAGGCCCCTAAGAGAGACAAAAGGGAACACGTGAGCATCCTTACCTCGACTCTACACAGCTTGCAACCCATAACCGTTTCTCCTGTAATAGAGAAGAGAGATTGGTATATTTCACAGCTAATATGGAGGCAACATGAAAGCTACAAAACATGGACATGGCGTGAACATTGTGTTTCCTTTAAATTCTCCTAAATCTATTACCTGCTATTGTGTGTATAGCCAGTGTTGGAATGGGCCTCCTAGGGCCCAATGGGAAACCTAATATCCACGGCTCACACTCACAAATATTAGCTATAGATACTGCTAAATGTTATAAGTTATGTAGggaataagaaagggctgatgggaagggtTCTTGGCTGGAGCCCACCGGGAGCTGCTCTTATACTTTGACAGGTGGGTCCAACCATCTCTATAGCTTGGAGACCAGAAAGGGAATTGGCTGacttagggcatatttattatagtctgCAAGTCAAccagtgatgtttcccatagcaataaatcacatttttgctgttgttttctaaattgtaggtgaCAGTTTAAACTCAATTGCTtacacactaaaataaatatgcccctttgtgtagGTGTGTGAGAAAATATACATTATCAGCAGCACCTGTTGCCTTGTAGctgctactgaactacaactcccaccatcatCCAACAGAGTTTGGCAGTTGGCTAAACACCCCCTAAATGAGTATAGATTCTGGCAACTATCACTTCAAAAGGACAGACACAAAAGATCAAACataaaagtgatactgacagatccctacacatttgtgttgatatgttttaatatttccatCCATAAAGCTGCTGCCCAACTGTCATTAACTGCCATCCTGGCTCTTTAGCActgtcagtggcacagggaatgtgcagaaatctctgcctgctgctaaataaataatgctacAACATGTGCAATTCCTCCCTATTAATGAATGATAAACATAAAGTTATaatatttagctgaaaaatgtacttacagagagagcagGTAATGAGCTGTGATCTCTAGCAATAACGCTAAACATGTGACAGGAGATAGCCAATCACCTTAGGCTGAAGCAGGCTTAGGGATGGGACAATGCAACTGACTGGTTGAAGACATAGTTTACATCAGTGTTACCCCAAAACCATGTGTCACAGCTGCAGCAGCCAGGCATAGGTTTAGTAATAAacagttgggtttgtgccagGAAAGCTTTTATTGTGATACAGATACATCCCTATAAGATCCATAATAACTGGGGACACACCAAAGCCCAGATACATCCCATGCTCCTGTATTTGTAGGTAGGAGAAGCCAAAGGGAAACTGTCAATATAATTTACAGTGGatttacagctcccagaatccccaaataGACTTTTGCTGCAAGCTGAACATTTCTGTCACAGACACACAGATCCAAAGCAAAATATTCTCTCCCCAGTGTTAATACCTAAACATGTGCAAGGAAATGTCTTGTGTGTACCGAATAAGAAATTCATAATATCATTTCACCAAGTTGATATAAATGCTTGATTAAAGTCACATAATGGTCACAGTTATGGCTTCCTCATACAATGCATGTACATATAAAAGGCAAATCTgtgcataggatctattatccagattgcttatGACTTTCCATAATGTTGATCACTGTATGTTAAAGAAACATTAAATCCTAAAATAGGTTTCTTTtttccaccaatatagattcatgctacttagttaccatcaagaataagttactgttttattattacagagaaaagggaaataattaaaaaatagaattacttgCTTACACAGGACTCTATGGAACATGGCCTGACTATAATTTGGGgcttctggatatcaggtttccagataagggatcccataattGTATTGTGCAAGTACATATATAGCTTCTGACAGCTAAAAGTGTGAAGTCAAGCTTATGATCTTAATGCTAACCCAGATCAAACCATTCTCAATGCTCCCTACAGGGACAAATGATACCCAGAGCCCTCCCCGTTGCCCCTTTATGGCAGCCCTGGGTTTGTGCAACAAGTAAGGACGAGAGCCAATGAAAAGGATAGAGAACACTTTTAATATTCTTATAGATTCTCAATTTAACATAATAAATAGATGAGTGACTAAGTACAGGAATTGATTTCTTAAACTCTTGTTGAGGGTtattcaaaagtataaaaatatcagTATCATTTAACTAACACCTAGCTTTAGCTAATCAGTGGGATTTAAATGACCACACAGCCCCGTATCTGCGTGTATAAGCAATCAgccaaaagaaagcaaataaaatacacttaaaacattaaatgaactTAATATAATACAAAACTTACACACACAGCTAATTGTAGCCCTGGACATTACTGCAACCCTGGATATTAGTCTACCCAAGACTCTTATGAAAGCATATATTACAATTAcaaaagttttgaaaaaaaatggtaatttaaGCATATGACAAAGTTTCCAATTAAAACATtcttaaaaaatattgaaaatatgtcATGTCTAGGCAGtgtataaataatgataaatagtACAGAAACTGCTTTGTGACATTAGGAAGGAATCTCTGGTACAGTACGGAAGctcagtagtgataagcaaatctgtctcgttttgctttgccaaaaaatttgtgaatctttcaaaagattcacaaagtggcgaaagatttgcgaaaatgctgcttgtcaaaaaaaaatagttgtacgTGGCAAAAAAGACGTGCGCAACGATTGAGTTATGTATAGTGGAGTGACTGGTTGTGCTGTGGGTTACGTGTAATAGAGAGAATAGTTTGGCCGTGGGTGAGATCTAGTGGAGTGGCTGGTTGTGCTATAGGTTAAATACATTTGAGAGACTGGTTAGGATGTTGGTTGGTTTAACTGAGAAACCTTTTGGGCTGAAGGTGATGTATAGTGGAGTGACAGGTTGTGCTGTGGGTTAGGTGTATTGGAGGGACTGGTTGTGGTGTGGTTTAGAAATAATTGAGACAATGGTTGCGCTGTAGATGAAATTAAGTTAAGTGACTGGTTGTGCTATTGGTTGGGTCCGTATAAATGACCGGTCATGATGTTGATAGGTGCAACTGAGTGACTGATTGGGCTGTGAGTGACAGCTAATGGAGTGACTGGTTGTGGTTTGGTTAGCTATAATGGAGAGAATAGTTTGGCAGTTTGTATAATCTAGTAGAGTGACTCTTGGGCTATAGGTTATATAAATTTGAGTGGCTGGTTATGATGTTGGTAAGTGCAACTAAGAGACTGATTGGGATGTGGGTTGATGTATAGTGGAGTGACTTGTTGTGCTGAGTGTTGTATGTTGTATAGGAGACTGGTTGTGCTGTGGGTTAGATCTAGTGGAGTGTGAGTTAGGTGTATTAGAGAGCCTGGTTGTGGTGTGGGTTTGGTATAATTGAGAGAATAGTTTGGCTGTGGGTGAGATCTAGAATGATGGGGATTTGGCGGATGCATTCTGGAATGGCTTGTTGTGGTGTGGTTTAGGTGTATTTAAGAGACTTGTGGCGGTGTGTTTTACATTTAGTTGAATGTCTGGTTGTGCTGTGGGTGAGCTACATTTCAGTAACTGCTTATAATGTTTAATTCACTAACACAAATAACCAGTACTAGCTGTGTATAATACAATTTCCACTGAGCACATGGTGTCTACCACCATCATGTTGGTTATAATGTTTGTAGGTGAAACTGCAAGGCAGACTGATTGGGCTGCGTGTTATGAATAGTGGAATGACTGGGTGTTTTTTGGTTAGGTTTATTTGAGGTGTGGCTTGAGTTAGGTGTAACTGAGATACTTGTGGGGATGTTTGTGAGATTTAGTTGCGCGTCTGGTTTGAGTGAGTGTTTATGCTGTTCTTAGGTACAATTTGTGTTGTGGTGTGGCTTAGGTATAATTGAGAAAATGGTTGTGAGGTGCATGATATTTACTTGAATGTCTCGTGCTATGGGTCAAACATATTTGTGTGACTGGTTGTGGTATGTGCGAGGTATAAATGAGAAATGGTTAGTATGTGGGTGAGATGTAGTGGAGTGACTGGTTGTGCTATGGGTTAGGTTAAATTGCGTGCCTGTTTATAATGTTAGTAGGTTCAGTTGTGAGACCGATTGGGCTGTGGGTGAGCAATAGAGGAATAAATGGTTGTGCTGTTAGTTAGGTATATTTGAGAGACTTTGAATTTGAGATGTTTGTTTGTGGTGTGGGTTAGGTTTCATTGAGAGAATGGTTGGGCGGTGGGTATAGTATATTGGAGTGACTGGTTGTGTTATGGGTTAGGTACATTTGAGTTACTGTTTATGATGTTGGTAGTTGTATTTGAGTGACTGGTTATGCTGTGAGTTATGTCGATTGGATTAACTGGTTGTGCTGTGAATTAGGTATTTTTGAGAAACTAATGTTGGTGTATTTGATTGACTAGTTATGATTTTGGTAAGTACAACTGATAGACTGATAAATGATAAATAGTGGAGTGACTGGATGTGCTGTGGGTTATGTATAATTAAAATACTGGTTGAGGAGAGGGTGACATCTAGTGGACCAACTGTGCTGCTGATGAGGTACATTTGAAAGACTCTTTGTGCTGTGGGTTAGGTATTACTGAGAGAATGGATgttctatggcagtgctgtccaactggcggccctcgacccccctctgtgtggccccccacctgtctggctgctttgatggcttacctttgtgtaagcattaaatggtatcagtactgag
Encoded proteins:
- the LOC101731784 gene encoding serine/threonine-protein kinase N1, with translation MKYSSNIVLIMMINCIIILRLYCSISAYSEDPDCDAGMSNNNGLIVPNQEQDSEPEKDTEDDNSTSSSPPLPLCSPDFGSDFANNIQGAEGPSISPVEPRSPSLGNFNLGPVLGEGAFGKVFLAEHKNTKELCAIKALKKEEILKRGNLDSVFKEKEILQRVSSTEHPFLVSMHGTFQTESHLFCVMEYLPGGDMYEIVTSVELQEPEVMFYTACVVLGLEALHHLGIVHRDIKLENLLLDRDGYLKIVDFGLSKDRFGYSDRTNTMCGTKAYIAPEIFLKHGYGMAVDWWALGITTYIMLMCELPFNNEDPVELMQSIIYDNIELPDYLSEDVSAFIKDVSWPQQISIMCL